GTGAATACTACATCACCGATATTATTGCCCTTGCCCATCAGGAAGGCCGCCATATCGAGGCGGTACACCCTGCCCGCACCACCGAAACCGACGGCGTAAACAATCGCCTGCAGCTGGCCACGCTGGAACGCGTCTGGCAGGCCGAGCAGGCTGAAAAGCTGCTGCTGGCGGGCGTGATGCTGCTGGATCCGGCGCGCTTCGATCTGCGCGGTACGCTGGAGCACGGCCGTGACGTGGTGATTGATACCAATGTGATTATTGAGGGCCACGTTACCCTCGGCAACCGCGTCAAAATCGGCAGCGGCTGCGTGATAAAAAACAGCGTGATAGCCGACGACAGCGTTATCAGTCCGTATACCGTTATTGAAGATGCACAGCTTGCGGAAGGCTGTACCGTCGGTCCGTTTGCCCGCCTGCGTCCGGGAAGCGAGCTGGCGGAAGGTGCCCACGTCGGTAACTTTGTTGAGATGAAAAAAGCGCGCCTCGGTAAAGGCTCGAAGGCGGGCCATCTGAGCTATCTGGGCGATGCCGAGATTGGTACAAACGTTAATATTGGCGCAGGTACAATCACCTGTAATTACGACGGGGTGAATAAATCGAAAACCATCATCGGTGATGATGTGTTTGTCGGTTCCGATACCCAGCTTATCGCGCCGGTGAAAGTGGCCGATGGTGTCACCATCGCCGCCGGAACCACGATCATGAAAGACGTGCCCGCCGCCGGGCTGGTCTACAATCGTAAAGAGCAGCAGCTGAACGCCAGCTGGCAGCGCCCCGTTAAGAAAAAATAGTCTTTCAACGGGCTGGGGACAATTATCCGGCCCGATATAAAAAGCAGTAAACATAAAAATAATCCCCACTCTCTACAAAGGCTCGGGGAACCGGAAAATACGCGGCAACAATCTAGCGTTTTAACCGGAAAATCAGGTCAGAAGACAACGCTGATGGCATACGAAATGCCATTAAGTCAGGAAAATTTACTATGTGTGGAATTGTTGGTGCTGTAGCGCAGCGTGATATTGCAGAAATCCTGCTTGAAGGCCTGCGTCGTCTGGAATATCGCGGTTATGACTCCGCCGGTCTGGCCGTGGTCGATCAGCAGGGTCATATGACCCGCCTGCGTCGTTTGGGTAAGGTGGTTAACCTGGCCGAAGCGGCGGAAAATACGCCGCTGGTGGGGGGTACCGGTATTGCTCATACCCGCTGGGCAACCCACGGAGAGCCGTCGGAGGCCAATGCGCATCCGCATA
This portion of the Erwinia sp. SLM-02 genome encodes:
- the glmU gene encoding bifunctional UDP-N-acetylglucosamine diphosphorylase/glucosamine-1-phosphate N-acetyltransferase GlmU — encoded protein: MSTSPMSVVILAAGKGTRMYSDLPKVLHLLAGKPMVQHVIDAAKALNAQQVNLVYGHGGDLLKSTLNDASLNWVLQAEQLGTGHAMQQAAPHFADDEDILMLYGDVPLISVDTLRRLQAAKPEGGIGLLTVILDNPTGYGRIIREGGEVVGIIEQKDAAPQQLLINEINTGILLANGADLKRWLGKLTNNNAQGEYYITDIIALAHQEGRHIEAVHPARTTETDGVNNRLQLATLERVWQAEQAEKLLLAGVMLLDPARFDLRGTLEHGRDVVIDTNVIIEGHVTLGNRVKIGSGCVIKNSVIADDSVISPYTVIEDAQLAEGCTVGPFARLRPGSELAEGAHVGNFVEMKKARLGKGSKAGHLSYLGDAEIGTNVNIGAGTITCNYDGVNKSKTIIGDDVFVGSDTQLIAPVKVADGVTIAAGTTIMKDVPAAGLVYNRKEQQLNASWQRPVKKK